Proteins from a single region of Pungitius pungitius chromosome 4, fPunPun2.1, whole genome shotgun sequence:
- the tex9 gene encoding testis-expressed protein 9 isoform X3, producing the protein MVEVRPQAKSASGPTKKPSDDFSAKEQQYKLLNAELEAKTADLVRQAEQLMRQQSEVLSKPLSNLILTNIEDEDELRKIKPHRSAMLEPGDKVVVKKRVTSTPHNMCTGKQRKEPQCKTATPTTSHVADLTAEEDADDCFLAKTIRSMEEKMNDSIVVHEDVVDYENNAGDDVASGVSDAQIRVLKAKLRIMQEELDQLSCEYYKKDDENAKLSAKMKELEDERARLQKTTNIQQTQIEKHRALAEESDKKCDGLQLQVSALDKEIENLTRSHKQAASVHGTVEVRLNRALEEVERLKTQLNKMKQMNKDKISEEHHSKEHLLAENKMLKKQKTELVVGFKKQQKLIDILKRQKMHFEAAKLLSFTEDEFMKALDWGKTLGSN; encoded by the exons ATGGTTGAGGTAAGACCGCAGGCAAAATCTGCCTCTGGTCCCACAAAGAAGCCCTCAGATGACTTTTCTGCTAAGGAACAACAATACAA ACTCTTAAATGCAGAGCTGGAAGCCAAAACAGCAGACCTAGTAAGACAGGCAGAACAACTTATG AGACAACAGAGTGAAGTTCTATCAAAACCCTTGTCCAACCTCATTCTAACAAACATTGAGGATGAAGACGAGTTAAG GAAAATAAAGCCTCATCGGAGCGCGATGCTGGAGCCTGGTGATAAG GTTGTGGTCAAAAAAAGAGTTACATCAACACCCCACAACATGTGTacaggaaaacaaagaaaagagccTCAATGCAAAACAGC AACACCAACGACATCTCATGTGGCGGATTTAACAGCAGAGGAAGACGCAGATGATTGTTTCCTGGCAaagacaataaggagcatggaggagaagatgaaCGATAGCATTGTGGTTCATGAAGATGTTGTGGACTATGAGAACAATGCTGGAGACGATGTTGCATCTG GCgtttcagatgctcaaatacgAGTTCTGAAAGCAAAACTGCGGATCATGCAAGAAGAACTGGATCAACTCTCATGTGAATATTACAAGAAG GATGATGAAAACGCTAAACTTAGTGCAAAAATGAAAGAACTTGAGGATGAACGTGCCAGACTGCAGAAAACTACAAacatccagcagacacagaTTGAAAAGCACCGAGCTTTAGCAGAGGAGTCCGACAAAAAATGTGACGGTTTGCAACTACAAGTGTCTGCATTAGATAAG GAAATAGAAAATCTGACTAGATCCCACAAACAAGCAGCGTCCGTCCACGGCACTGTGGAGGTTCGTCTGAACAGAGCTTTGGAAGAGGTGGAGAGGTTGAAGACTCAGCTCAACAAGATGAAACAGATGAACAAG GACAAGATAAGCGAAGAACATCACAGTAAAGAACATCTACTTGCTGAAAACAAAAtgctgaaaaaacagaaaacagaactTGTTGTGGGTTTCAAGAAACAGCAGAAGCTGATTGACATTCTCAAAAGACAAAAG ATGCATTTTGAAGCTGCCAAGCTGTTGTCGTTCACAGAGGACGAGTTCATGAAAGCTCTAGACTGGGGGAAGACTTTGGGTTCCAATTGA
- the tex9 gene encoding testis-expressed protein 9 isoform X1, with translation MAERSLDKKIRPSQSAVSQKRPSSSNKAVRSKMVEVRPQAKSASGPTKKPSDDFSAKEQQYKLLNAELEAKTADLVRQAEQLMRQQSEVLSKPLSNLILTNIEDEDELRKIKPHRSAMLEPGDKVVVKKRVTSTPHNMCTGKQRKEPQCKTATPTTSHVADLTAEEDADDCFLAKTIRSMEEKMNDSIVVHEDVVDYENNAGDDVASGVSDAQIRVLKAKLRIMQEELDQLSCEYYKKDDENAKLSAKMKELEDERARLQKTTNIQQTQIEKHRALAEESDKKCDGLQLQVSALDKEIENLTRSHKQAASVHGTVEVRLNRALEEVERLKTQLNKMKQMNKDKISEEHHSKEHLLAENKMLKKQKTELVVGFKKQQKLIDILKRQKMHFEAAKLLSFTEDEFMKALDWGKTLGSN, from the exons ATGGCTGAAAGAAGTTTAGATAAAAAGATCCGACCGTCTCAGTCCGCCGTCTCGCAG AAACGTCCGTCTTCTAGCAACAAGGCTGTGAGATCCAAGATGGTTGAGGTAAGACCGCAGGCAAAATCTGCCTCTGGTCCCACAAAGAAGCCCTCAGATGACTTTTCTGCTAAGGAACAACAATACAA ACTCTTAAATGCAGAGCTGGAAGCCAAAACAGCAGACCTAGTAAGACAGGCAGAACAACTTATG AGACAACAGAGTGAAGTTCTATCAAAACCCTTGTCCAACCTCATTCTAACAAACATTGAGGATGAAGACGAGTTAAG GAAAATAAAGCCTCATCGGAGCGCGATGCTGGAGCCTGGTGATAAG GTTGTGGTCAAAAAAAGAGTTACATCAACACCCCACAACATGTGTacaggaaaacaaagaaaagagccTCAATGCAAAACAGC AACACCAACGACATCTCATGTGGCGGATTTAACAGCAGAGGAAGACGCAGATGATTGTTTCCTGGCAaagacaataaggagcatggaggagaagatgaaCGATAGCATTGTGGTTCATGAAGATGTTGTGGACTATGAGAACAATGCTGGAGACGATGTTGCATCTG GCgtttcagatgctcaaatacgAGTTCTGAAAGCAAAACTGCGGATCATGCAAGAAGAACTGGATCAACTCTCATGTGAATATTACAAGAAG GATGATGAAAACGCTAAACTTAGTGCAAAAATGAAAGAACTTGAGGATGAACGTGCCAGACTGCAGAAAACTACAAacatccagcagacacagaTTGAAAAGCACCGAGCTTTAGCAGAGGAGTCCGACAAAAAATGTGACGGTTTGCAACTACAAGTGTCTGCATTAGATAAG GAAATAGAAAATCTGACTAGATCCCACAAACAAGCAGCGTCCGTCCACGGCACTGTGGAGGTTCGTCTGAACAGAGCTTTGGAAGAGGTGGAGAGGTTGAAGACTCAGCTCAACAAGATGAAACAGATGAACAAG GACAAGATAAGCGAAGAACATCACAGTAAAGAACATCTACTTGCTGAAAACAAAAtgctgaaaaaacagaaaacagaactTGTTGTGGGTTTCAAGAAACAGCAGAAGCTGATTGACATTCTCAAAAGACAAAAG ATGCATTTTGAAGCTGCCAAGCTGTTGTCGTTCACAGAGGACGAGTTCATGAAAGCTCTAGACTGGGGGAAGACTTTGGGTTCCAATTGA
- the tex9 gene encoding testis-expressed protein 9 isoform X2 has translation MGPLCVCMKRPSSSNKAVRSKMVEVRPQAKSASGPTKKPSDDFSAKEQQYKLLNAELEAKTADLVRQAEQLMRQQSEVLSKPLSNLILTNIEDEDELRKIKPHRSAMLEPGDKVVVKKRVTSTPHNMCTGKQRKEPQCKTATPTTSHVADLTAEEDADDCFLAKTIRSMEEKMNDSIVVHEDVVDYENNAGDDVASGVSDAQIRVLKAKLRIMQEELDQLSCEYYKKDDENAKLSAKMKELEDERARLQKTTNIQQTQIEKHRALAEESDKKCDGLQLQVSALDKEIENLTRSHKQAASVHGTVEVRLNRALEEVERLKTQLNKMKQMNKDKISEEHHSKEHLLAENKMLKKQKTELVVGFKKQQKLIDILKRQKMHFEAAKLLSFTEDEFMKALDWGKTLGSN, from the exons ATGGGACCTCTCTGCGTGTGCATG AAACGTCCGTCTTCTAGCAACAAGGCTGTGAGATCCAAGATGGTTGAGGTAAGACCGCAGGCAAAATCTGCCTCTGGTCCCACAAAGAAGCCCTCAGATGACTTTTCTGCTAAGGAACAACAATACAA ACTCTTAAATGCAGAGCTGGAAGCCAAAACAGCAGACCTAGTAAGACAGGCAGAACAACTTATG AGACAACAGAGTGAAGTTCTATCAAAACCCTTGTCCAACCTCATTCTAACAAACATTGAGGATGAAGACGAGTTAAG GAAAATAAAGCCTCATCGGAGCGCGATGCTGGAGCCTGGTGATAAG GTTGTGGTCAAAAAAAGAGTTACATCAACACCCCACAACATGTGTacaggaaaacaaagaaaagagccTCAATGCAAAACAGC AACACCAACGACATCTCATGTGGCGGATTTAACAGCAGAGGAAGACGCAGATGATTGTTTCCTGGCAaagacaataaggagcatggaggagaagatgaaCGATAGCATTGTGGTTCATGAAGATGTTGTGGACTATGAGAACAATGCTGGAGACGATGTTGCATCTG GCgtttcagatgctcaaatacgAGTTCTGAAAGCAAAACTGCGGATCATGCAAGAAGAACTGGATCAACTCTCATGTGAATATTACAAGAAG GATGATGAAAACGCTAAACTTAGTGCAAAAATGAAAGAACTTGAGGATGAACGTGCCAGACTGCAGAAAACTACAAacatccagcagacacagaTTGAAAAGCACCGAGCTTTAGCAGAGGAGTCCGACAAAAAATGTGACGGTTTGCAACTACAAGTGTCTGCATTAGATAAG GAAATAGAAAATCTGACTAGATCCCACAAACAAGCAGCGTCCGTCCACGGCACTGTGGAGGTTCGTCTGAACAGAGCTTTGGAAGAGGTGGAGAGGTTGAAGACTCAGCTCAACAAGATGAAACAGATGAACAAG GACAAGATAAGCGAAGAACATCACAGTAAAGAACATCTACTTGCTGAAAACAAAAtgctgaaaaaacagaaaacagaactTGTTGTGGGTTTCAAGAAACAGCAGAAGCTGATTGACATTCTCAAAAGACAAAAG ATGCATTTTGAAGCTGCCAAGCTGTTGTCGTTCACAGAGGACGAGTTCATGAAAGCTCTAGACTGGGGGAAGACTTTGGGTTCCAATTGA